A genomic region of Corticium candelabrum chromosome 22, ooCorCand1.1, whole genome shotgun sequence contains the following coding sequences:
- the LOC134197407 gene encoding carbohydrate sulfotransferase 14-like, with the protein MQKTFFFILAFAILITAVSLFATTQFSVSTALPYASTQITLLAAGGEKVKRRQHATIDIHNRSQINLTTAKMFLEAAGEELKLRRGRQTVTLDTPTQSQISGIGGNPDEVFSRRRNAVRATCKQTGRKKLGLTAPQMDDVYHHMIVDDKHKLIYCYVPKAACSSWKRVMLRLTGATDTRAPHERKNHLLMSDLPKSEREKRMKTYKKFMVHREPLGRLLSAYFDKFVKDDAMRLTFGRKIIYRYRSNPSRHSLKYGNDVTFREFARFAVDVAHKTRTIDMNEHWRSQVKLCQPCTVDYNYYSEMETVERDAEALLKIIGAPTHIKLPHLHNTNSAKNVTQFYGEVDRNLLGKLLVVYKEDVAIFGYSTSRLVI; encoded by the coding sequence atgcaaaaGACGTTTTTCTTCATTCTAGCTTTTGCTATTCTAATAACAGCAGTTTCTCTCTTTGCGACAACTCAGTTTTCAGTTTCTACGGCTTTACCTTACGCTTCGACGCAAATTACACTTTTGGCGGCTGGAGGGGAGAAAGTGAAGAGAAGACAACACGCGACGATAGACATACACAATCGATCGCAAATTAATCTAACTACCGCAAAAATGTTTCTGGAGGCTGCAGGTGAGGAGTTGAAATTACGGAGAGGAAGACAAACCGTGACGCTAGACACACCCACTCAGTCACAAATTAGTGGAATTGGCGGAAACCCTGACGAAGTGTTTAGTAGAAGAAGGAACGCAGTGCGAgctacatgcaaacaaactgGAAGAAAGAAGCTTGGACTGACTGCACCTCAAATGGACGACGTGTATCACCACATGATTGTagatgacaaacacaaactgatctATTGCTATGTGCCTAAAGCGGCTTGTTCCTCATGGAAACGTGTCATGTTACGTCTAACAGGAGCCACTGATACTAGAGCTCCACACGAACGCAAAAATCATTTACTAATGTCTGATTTGCCAAAATCGGAAAGAGAAAAGAGAATGAAGACTTACAAAAAGTTCATGGTTCATCGAGAGCCACTTGGCCGTCTCCTCTCCGCTTATTTTGATAAATTTGTGAAAGATGATGCAATGAGATTGACATTTGGAAGGAAAATTATTTACCGGTACAGAAGTAATCCTTCAAGGCATAGTCTGAAGTATGGCAATGATGTCACATTTAGAGAGTTTGCTCGTTTTGCAGTGGATGTTGCACACAAAACACGAACGATAGACATGAATGAGCATTGGCGTTCACAAGTGAAGCTTTGTCAGCCTTGTACTGTCGACTATAATTATTACAGTGAGATGGAGACTGTGGAGAGGGATGCAGAGGCATTACTCAAGATTATTGGTGCACCGACTCATATTAAGCTTCCTCATTTACACAATACAAATTCAGCTAAAAATGTGACTCAGTTTTATGGTGAGGTAGACAGGAATCTTTTGGGAAAACTACTGGTTGTCTACAAAGAAGACGTTGCTATTTTTGGCTACAGTACTAGTAGACTCGTAATTTGA